Proteins encoded by one window of uncultured Draconibacterium sp.:
- a CDS encoding glycoside hydrolase family 43 protein has product MNRNESRSVAGLKSFALLTALCLSLNLFAQVAPNPFAKAPEPNATVTYNNPIIPGFYSDPSVCRVGDDYYLITSTFEYFPGVPVFHSKDLVNWEQIGHCLTRESQIPNGLNIFAATLRYHEGTFYMITTNITGGGNFYVTASNPAGPWSDPIWVNVPGIDPDLFWDDDGQAYIISSPFILYEVNLKTGELSEGKKVWSGTGGRYAEGPHIYKKDGWYYLMAAEGGTEEAHSETIARSNSIWGPYIDNPANPILTQCNAAGQGKPIQGIGHADIIQAHDNSWWIVFHGYRNISDKTHHILGRETCLAPVTWPKNGWPVVNGNGTVDVDMTCPTLPLKPFSEAPSKVEFDNDKLGLDWNYVQAPVESNFSLTERKGFLRLKGAAETISTNNTSTFVGRRLKHHYFTATTQLEFDPKDDNEEAGLVLLNNGSYFDIMVSKKGDDRILTVKLQFGQTIYKSKEYSLKPGPVKLRVSGDKTTFTFSFAQANNEFTTVETADAKFLATETVGFFTGIYVGLYATGNGEASEANADFDWIEYLTK; this is encoded by the coding sequence ATGAATAGAAATGAATCGCGCTCAGTAGCAGGATTAAAGAGTTTTGCTTTGCTAACTGCACTTTGTCTGAGTCTTAACCTTTTTGCGCAAGTCGCACCAAATCCGTTTGCCAAAGCACCCGAACCCAATGCAACGGTAACTTACAATAATCCAATTATTCCGGGTTTCTATTCCGATCCGAGCGTTTGTCGTGTTGGCGACGATTATTACCTTATCACCAGTACTTTCGAGTATTTTCCGGGAGTTCCGGTTTTTCACAGTAAAGACCTCGTAAACTGGGAACAAATAGGACACTGTCTTACCCGCGAATCGCAAATTCCAAATGGCCTGAATATATTTGCTGCCACCCTGCGTTATCACGAAGGAACGTTTTACATGATTACCACTAATATTACCGGAGGCGGCAACTTTTATGTAACAGCAAGCAATCCCGCAGGTCCATGGTCTGATCCAATTTGGGTAAACGTTCCGGGTATCGATCCCGACCTGTTCTGGGACGACGATGGACAAGCCTACATCATCAGTTCTCCCTTTATTTTGTATGAAGTGAATTTAAAAACCGGCGAGTTATCTGAAGGGAAAAAAGTGTGGAGCGGCACCGGTGGCAGATATGCCGAAGGACCACATATTTACAAAAAGGACGGTTGGTACTACCTTATGGCAGCCGAAGGCGGAACCGAAGAAGCGCACTCGGAAACCATTGCCCGCAGTAACAGTATTTGGGGACCGTACATCGATAATCCGGCTAACCCAATTTTAACACAATGCAATGCCGCCGGACAGGGTAAACCTATCCAGGGAATTGGCCATGCCGATATTATTCAGGCGCACGACAATTCGTGGTGGATCGTTTTCCACGGATACCGCAATATCTCCGATAAAACACACCACATTTTAGGTCGCGAAACTTGTTTGGCACCGGTTACATGGCCGAAAAACGGCTGGCCCGTGGTTAACGGAAACGGAACAGTTGACGTTGACATGACTTGCCCTACCCTGCCTTTAAAACCATTTTCTGAAGCACCATCGAAAGTTGAGTTCGATAATGATAAACTTGGTTTAGACTGGAACTATGTTCAGGCACCTGTAGAAAGTAACTTTTCACTTACGGAAAGAAAAGGCTTTTTGCGTTTAAAAGGAGCTGCCGAAACGATAAGCACCAACAACACCTCAACTTTTGTGGGACGCCGTTTAAAACATCACTATTTTACTGCAACTACCCAGCTTGAATTCGATCCGAAAGATGATAATGAAGAAGCCGGATTGGTATTGCTGAACAACGGTTCGTACTTTGATATAATGGTGAGCAAAAAAGGCGATGACCGAATTTTGACAGTGAAACTGCAGTTTGGCCAAACCATTTACAAATCAAAAGAATATTCATTGAAACCCGGCCCGGTAAAACTGCGAGTTAGTGGAGATAAAACCACTTTTACCTTTTCGTTTGCTCAGGCAAATAACGAATTTACAACAGTGGAAACTGCCGATGCCAAATTCCTGGCTACCGAAACCGTTGGTTTCTTCACAGGCATTTATGTTGGTTTGTACGCCACCGGAAATGGCGAAGCTTCCGAAGCTAACGCCGATTTCGACTGGATTGAATACCTGACAAAATAA